One segment of bacterium DNA contains the following:
- a CDS encoding acyl-CoA thioesterase — MEEQHRDPAIRVLMMPRDTNVHDTIFGGVILSHIDQAGAIGVRRHGCRRVVTVAMDKVEFHQPVRVGDVVSYFTELVRRGRTSITVKVCVEAERLDSGERVSVTNATVTYVNIDAGGRPQPI, encoded by the coding sequence ATGGAAGAACAGCACAGGGATCCCGCGATCCGCGTCCTGATGATGCCGCGCGACACCAACGTGCACGACACCATCTTCGGCGGCGTGATCCTCAGCCACATCGACCAGGCCGGCGCCATCGGCGTGCGGCGCCACGGTTGCCGCCGCGTGGTGACGGTCGCCATGGACAAGGTGGAGTTTCACCAGCCGGTCCGCGTGGGCGACGTGGTGAGCTACTTCACCGAGCTGGTGCGCAGGGGCAGGACCTCGATCACCGTGAAGGTCTGTGTGGAGGCCGAGCGGCTCGACAGCGGCGAACGCGTGTCGGTGACCAACGCGACCGTGACCTATGTCAACATCGACGCCGGAGGCCGGCCGCAACCGATCTGA
- a CDS encoding metallophosphatase family protein → MRYAVLGDIHANLEALHAVMAHIDGQEVDACLCTGDVVGYGADPAACLELVRDAGMRTVQGNHDAMAATDDRPRDFNAWAEDAVLWTRRQLVPEQRLWLGELPLMARPEPDLLMTHGSPAEPERWHYLELVILAREAFASVDDRVCLLGHTHRPWSYRMRGARVVGHHMGRIELDPAARYLVNPGSVGQPRDRNPQAAYAVYDTGTRLIDLHRVVYDVERAMAKIRDAGLPGYLASRLSGGR, encoded by the coding sequence ATGAGATACGCCGTCCTCGGCGACATACACGCCAATCTCGAAGCGCTGCACGCCGTGATGGCCCACATCGACGGCCAGGAGGTCGACGCCTGCCTCTGCACGGGCGACGTGGTCGGCTACGGCGCGGATCCCGCCGCCTGCCTGGAGCTGGTGCGCGACGCGGGCATGCGGACCGTGCAGGGCAACCACGACGCCATGGCCGCCACGGACGACCGCCCGCGCGACTTCAACGCCTGGGCCGAGGATGCGGTGCTCTGGACGCGCCGGCAGCTCGTTCCCGAACAGCGTCTCTGGCTGGGCGAGCTGCCGCTCATGGCGAGACCCGAGCCGGATCTGCTGATGACCCACGGGTCGCCCGCCGAACCGGAGCGCTGGCACTACCTGGAGCTGGTGATCCTCGCCCGCGAGGCCTTCGCGTCCGTGGACGATCGCGTCTGCCTATTGGGCCATACCCACCGGCCGTGGTCCTACCGGATGCGAGGCGCCAGGGTCGTCGGACACCACATGGGCAGGATCGAGCTGGATCCCGCCGCCCGCTATCTGGTCAATCCCGGCAGCGTGGGCCAACCGCGGGACCGGAACCCGCAAGCCGCCTACGCCGTGTACGACACCGGGACGCGGCTCATCGACCTGCACCGCGTCGTCTACGACGTCGAACGCGCCATGGCGAAGATCCGGGACGCCGGCCTCCCCGGCTACCTGGCCTCGCGGCTGAGCGGCGGCCGCTGA